In Drosophila ananassae strain 14024-0371.13 chromosome 3R, ASM1763931v2, whole genome shotgun sequence, the DNA window GCTCCTGATCGGATTAGGGATCTTGCCGCCCTTGATGGTGATATTGTAGTCCTCCCGGAAGATACGCCAATCTCGCTCGGTCATCTCGTCGTTGTCCTTCTCGGACCAGTGGCGATCGTCCCACTTCTGCTTGTCCTCCTTGCGCTTCATCTTCTTCAAGCGCACCTTCTCCTGCTCCTTCTCCGCCTCGGTTCGCCTCTTCTCGAGAAGATCCCCGTAGAACTTGCTCTGTGTGCGCTTTTGCTCCTTGATATCGATGCCCGCCACGTTTCCCCGGCCGAAGAACTGGACGTGGTGGCGCTCCTTGTACAGATTGTTGTAGTCGATGGACGTGTCTTCGCCGGCATCCCAGTCGAAAACGAATTTCCGGTCGTTGAGGCGGCGAACTCGCCTCTTCTTCTTCACTATTCCCAGGTACCGCTCTCGAATGGCTTCCAGTTCCTTCTCCTTATCCTTGTGGGTAAGCTCTTCGGAGCGCTTTTCGTCTCCCCTTTCGCCCCTGTCGCCTCTGTCGCCACGATCCCTCCCTCTTTCCCTGCGGTCTGGCTTGGGAGGAGGAGCCATAACGGCCGGAGGAGGGGCTCCCGAGGCCATAGCCGTGCCCATGGAGATGCTCACCTTGTTGGCGTTGGCCATCTGTTCGCGAGCCGCCTCCTGTACAGCCTTCAGCCGCTCCACCTCCTCCTGACGCCGCTTAAGCGCCTCCTGAGCCCTCTGCTCTTTGGTAAGGAAAACTGGCTTGCTCCGGGCCTGCtcttcctttttctttttgtccAGCAGTTCCTCCAGGGAGAGGGGCTCCTTTTTCAGCTTCAGGTCCTGTTTATCATCGTTCATATCTTCATCGTTGACAATTAGGGGTTTCGTCGAGGAGTCGCCTATGTCCAATTTGGCTTTCTTATCCTGGGAGCCCCCGCCGCCTGCTCCAGATCCTCGTTCTCTGGAGCGCTCTCGGACATTATCCCTGGGCCTAGGGCGTTCGGGGGAGCGGCGCCTGCCTCGGTCCTCCCTACAATTGATTAGTTAAGTATTTCacaattattataaatataaaacactTACCGGGAACGCGAACGCCTCTGGCGTCTGTCCTTCTCCCTCTCCCGTTCGTATTGGCGCTCCCTGACGCGGTCCCTGTCCCAGTCTCGTTCCCGAGCACCCCCAGGTGCCGGACGATCGCGCACCGCTCGCTCCCGCGAACGCGAGCGACGTTTCTTGTCATTTACCATTGTTTTTCGCTAATATGAAAATTGTAAAGGTTTTCGGCTTCCACAAGAAACAGCTGACTAGACAGTGTTGGATAACTCTGCTTAACTGAAATTATAATcgaaatcgattttttttaaatcgataCCATGTTTGGTATGGCGgaatttttaaaatgaataataaaaacatcCAGCTATTTCAAATTGTTTACCTAAACTGGgttcattaaatatttaccTCACGGAGCTGTATCagttaattaaattatgaTAAATAAACTATCAAACCCAGACGCGAAAATGATGTCGCAGAAAATTAAGGTTCTTATCTTACAAATTAAGTTATGGGTTTCTGCAATCAAAAAACTTGGCTGTTTCATTGatatttgttttgtatttaataacgtttcttttcactttcccataataatcatttttaataatatatatgtatatttggATACACTTTGACGATTAGTCCGTGTAAAATTGAACGGAAACGTTAGCTCCTTGAGAGTATTGAGTCTTAATGTAAACGGACGCAAAGGTGTATCCTGGGCCGCCAGACCACAAAGTGGAAGTGGGTCCGGAGCTGTTGGTGAACCTGTCAGTCACATTGATGAAGCGGATGATTTTGGTGTTGGTCTGGCCCTGTAAGCAGAATAATAGTTGTTTTAGGCTAATATTTCAGCAATAAATCAGTAGCAGATACTCACGCTCAAGGGGAAGTTAACGGTAACGTCCTGGTAGGCGTTGGTCTTTTTGAAGATTGTCACGTTCTGGGTGGAGGCCAGCTTGCTGCTGGACAACTTTGAGCCAAAAGAGGCATTGGCAGCGAAGGTCAAAGCCACAATGGCCGATAAAACGAGGACGATTTGGAGGGTCTTCATGGCGGACGTTTTCTTCCGTTATGGAAGAATTGGCAATAACGCCGACAGTTATATACCCGGACTTATCTTGGCGAAGGAGGAGTATTTCTTTATCAATTCTGAAGAATAATATATTTAGAGACTATCAGTAGCTATTCGCTTTGTCATTTGTTAGTGGTTCCTCCTATCTATATTTAGGAGAGTTAAATGGCTTTTAAGTAcaagttataaaaaaaagtatactTCCCAAAGAGATCAACTCTGTTATGAATAGATTATCTACTAACGGAAATGTGTCTCTAGATTATTTACAATGGGCCATTGATTAGTATATATACGGAGGGTTTTACCCAATATTTGAATAGGTTGTAcctaaaatatatacaattttaattGTACTTACGTTAAAGAAAGCGTTAAATGTTATTATTCAGAGATTTTTAGTAAATAGTGGCTGCTTCTTGCTGCTTTTACTCCAGTAACTACAAAAGcatttaaagaataaaaaattcattgtaaatacaaattaatttttgaaaatgggTTTAACCCTTTTAGAAATGGCATTgtaaatacaaattaatttttgaaaatgggTTTAACCCTTTTAATTCATTgtaaatacaaattaatttttgaaaatgggTTTAACCCTTTTAGAAATGGCGCTCGATATCGATAGACAAATAGTTGACTCGATAACACTTAATCGAAGTGTGGAATTTTAGTTTTATCGAAGAGTGGTAACACCAGAAGCAGCTGGAGGAAAGCTTTGTTTTCTTTGTGATTAAAGtttaaaacagttttaaaacccTGACTGACCGCAACACTCACATCGAGATGAGCGTGGCCACGGACCAGGAGACGGCGCCCATCGCCAACTCGCGGAATGGTCGCACGGGCAGCTTCTTGCTGCTATTGCTCCAGTAACTACAAAAGcatttaaagaataaaaaattcattgtaaatacaaattaatttttgaaaatgggTTTAACCCTTTTAGAAATGGCGCTCGATATCGATAGACAAATAGTTGACTCGATAACACGTAATCGAAGTGTGGAATTTTAGTTTTATCGAAGAGTGGTAACACCAGAAGCAGCTGGAGGAAAGCTTTGTTTTCTTTGTGATTAAAGtttaaaacagttttaaaacccTGACTGACCGCAACACTCACATCGAGATGAGCGTGGCCACGGACCAGGAGACGGCGCCCATCGCCAACTCGCGGAATGGTCGCACGGGCAGCGTTTTCCGGAGCTTCGGGTCGCTCTTTGGCGGCAGCCAAAACAGCGGAGATCAACAGCCGGGCGACGGATATGTGGAGTTCGGGATGCAGAATCCTGAGCGGAGCGGCCGGACGCTGGGCACCTTTGCCGGGGTCTTCAGCCCCGTGGCACTGTCCATGTTCAGCGCCCTGGTTTTCATCCGAGTCGGTGGGTTTCTCTTCACCTCGGTGACGTCACGCCGAACACTTGTTGTGCTGGTCCATTGAACTTGCTCTCGTCTATTCTTCCCTTCGTGTTTATCAGGCTACATAGTCGGAAATGCGGGTCTGTACGTCACGCTGCTGCAGTTCGTCATAGCGTACGCAATTCTGCTCTTCACGGTGGCCTCCGTCTGTGCGATTTCGACCAATGGAGCCATCGAAGGAGGAGGCGTCTACTGTGAGTCACTGATAATTTTGGTGTTTGTCAAGACTGGACTAAAATGAGAACCTGTTTTCTATAGTCATGATAAGCCGCACTCTTGGCTTGGAATTTGGCGGCTCAATCGGAACATTGTTCTTCTTCGCCAATGTGGTGGGATCTGCCATGGCCATCTCCGGATGCACTGAAGGCATCCTGGACAACTTTGGGGCAAACGGATACTTTGGTAGCTACTTGAAGGACGGGCCGTGGTGGTGCTTCCTCATCAGCAGCCTGCTGAACACCCTCCAGTTGCTGGTCTGCTTGGTGGGGGCGGCCCTCTTCGCCAAGACGTCAGTAATTATTTTGGCCATTGTGACTGTGTGTCTCTTCGTCACGTATGTCAGTTTCCTGGCCGTAGGCGCCAGCAATGATACGGTAAGATATCCAATCTCTCATGGGGCAACTATTTTCTGATAGTTTAGTAATTATTTGGGTGACTCCCTATGGCGATCGCTCATTGAGGAAAAGCCCTGTCCCACTTATCAGTTTAGATATCTAGACTATCTGCGGCTCAAATAGGatcttctttaaatatttgcccaACTTATCGGTAATGATAAAGGCATTCAGTTGGCTGTGGTCAGAAAGGGTGGTTTTTGTGCTTCACTGATCTGAAGCTGAGGCATTAAGAGCTTGCGGGGATTCAGATTTTCTATTCATTATGTCATAAATAGATAGAGTCTGTGAATCACAGTTTCGAAACTCATACTGCCTACTGCCTTGTTTCAAATTAGCTTCATGAGCTTGCCAAAACATTGTTTGCTGGCTTGTTTATCGCCGAATAGTACTGCAAGTCGCAAAcacaaacaaagaaaaatatgGAAAGCGTAGTAAAGTGATAAGATTTGTGAGTCATTTATGTAGAAACTACGGAtcaaaatgcatttaattaaagGTTGAGGGTTTCTAACGAGAAAATATCATATTTTAGCCACAAACTTTGCCTTTGTCGTTTCTTATGAACATAGATAGCGGTTCCCTTGAGTAACAACCTTTCCAAAACGGTGCACTTCCTCAACTATACGGGCCTCAACGCCAATACGCTGCGGGACAACCTGGGAGAGCACTACGGAACCGATTACACCTCCAATGGCAAGCAGGTGGACTTCTCAACCACCTTCGGTGTGCTGTTCGCCGGAGTAACGGGCATCATGGCCGGGGCGAACATGTCCGGGGACCTGAAGAACCCGGCGAAGAGCATTCCGTGCGGCACCTTGTCCGCGGTGGCCTTCACGTTCGTCTCCTACGTCATCCTCTCGTTCCTCATGTGCTGCACCACGCCCTACTTCACGATGCAGAACAACTACCTGTTCCTGCTGCCGGTGAACGTCTGGCCGCCATTCACCGCCATCGGAATCCTGACGGCCACCTTCTCCACCAGCCTGAGCAATCTGATCGGCTCCAGTAGGGTCTTGGAGGCCTTGTCGAAGGACCAAGTTTTCGGAAACCTGCTCAACTTTGTGCTGCGCGGGACGTGGAAGGGAAACCCCATTGCCGCCGTGGTGACGAGCTGGTGCCTCGTGGAGTGCATCCTGCTGATAGGATCCTTCAACATCATCGCGCAGATCAACTCGGTGCTGTTCATGCTCGCCTATTTGGCCACCAACCTGGCCTGCCTGGGCATCGAGATGACGGGAGCGCCCAACTTCAGGCCGCTGTTCAAGTACTTCACCTGGCACACGTGCCTCATCGGACTCCTGGGCACGCTGGTGATGATGTTCGTGATCAACCCCATTTACGCCTCCATCTGCATAATCCTGTGCCTCATCCTGGTGATTGCTCTGCATCTGTTCTCGCCCGCCACTCAGGCCGCCCAGTGGGGATCCATTTCCCAGGCCCTGATGTTCCATCAGGTCCGCAAGTACCTTCTGATGCTGGATCCGCGCAAGGACCACGTCAAGTTTTGGCGACCCCAGATCCTGCTGTTGGTCTCCTCGCCGCGATCCTGCTGTCCGCTGGTGGACTTTGTCAACGATTTGAAGAAGAGCGGTCTCTACATCATCGGCCACGTGAAACTGGGCGACTTCAAGGACGTCCAGGACTTCGAAAACAACCAGCAGTGGTGGTCTTTCTTGGACCACATGCGTGTCAAGGCATTCACGGAGGTCACAGTGAGCCGGAGCATCCGCGAGGGAGTCCAGCATTTGATTCGCCTGTCGGGCATTGGAGCCATGAAGCCAAACACGATCATTTTGGGATTCTACGACAGCGAAGCGCCGCGGGATTTCTTCCAAAAGTAAGAAACAGCACTGATAGTAAGTGGCGGAAGCCCTAATCAAATTCCTTATCTGTCGCAGCGGTTCCTCCCCCTATAAAACGGACGACTTCAACAGCGGGGAGATCCAGAACTTTCCCATCCGCCGCGATGGGGATCCCAAGCACTTCCAAGTGGAGGAGTATGTGCAGATTCTCTGCGATACCCTGCGGATGAAGAAGAACCTCTGCCTGTGCAGGAACTTTCAGCGACTGGACAAGAACTTTATTGCCCAGTGGGTGAACAGCTCCCATGCATACTGATATATCC includes these proteins:
- the LOC6497875 gene encoding uncharacterized protein LOC6497875, whose amino-acid sequence is MKTLQIVLVLSAIVALTFAANASFGSKLSSSKLASTQNVTIFKKTNAYQDVTVNFPLSGQTNTKIIRFINVTDRFTNSSGPTSTLWSGGPGYTFASVYIKTQYSQGANVSVQFYTD
- the LOC6497656 gene encoding solute carrier family 12 member 9 isoform X1 is translated as MSVATDQETAPIANSRNGRTGSVFRSFGSLFGGSQNSGDQQPGDGYVEFGMQNPERSGRTLGTFAGVFSPVALSMFSALVFIRVGYIVGNAGLYVTLLQFVIAYAILLFTVASVCAISTNGAIEGGGVYFMISRTLGLEFGGSIGTLFFFANVVGSAMAISGCTEGILDNFGANGYFGSYLKDGPWWCFLISSLLNTLQLLVCLVGAALFAKTSVIILAIVTVCLFVTYVSFLAVGASNDTIAVPLSNNLSKTVHFLNYTGLNANTLRDNLGEHYGTDYTSNGKQVDFSTTFGVLFAGVTGIMAGANMSGDLKNPAKSIPCGTLSAVAFTFVSYVILSFLMCCTTPYFTMQNNYLFLLPVNVWPPFTAIGILTATFSTSLSNLIGSSRVLEALSKDQVFGNLLNFVLRGTWKGNPIAAVVTSWCLVECILLIGSFNIIAQINSVLFMLAYLATNLACLGIEMTGAPNFRPLFKYFTWHTCLIGLLGTLVMMFVINPIYASICIILCLILVIALHLFSPATQAAQWGSISQALMFHQVRKYLLMLDPRKDHVKFWRPQILLLVSSPRSCCPLVDFVNDLKKSGLYIIGHVKLGDFKDVQDFENNQQWWSFLDHMRVKAFTEVTVSRSIREGVQHLIRLSGIGAMKPNTIILGFYDSEAPRDFFQNGSSPYKTDDFNSGEIQNFPIRRDGDPKHFQVEEYVQILCDTLRMKKNLCLCRNFQRLDKNFIAQSNHVKYIDVWPINVFNPTLGDPFDMVSLFMMQLAVIMLAKWKHLRVRIFLCETNEQRAVGTFDSQAPQMEIFSKQKLEQSLKELRISAHIVEIQEWSHDTDFSRRARTLRQYTGQADNVMLEDDDEESLNRSLLYMQRANQIIRERSDQTALSFIYLAAPPKLATPDFAQRSASYMELLTELTAELPPTILVHGVSTVTSTTL
- the LOC6497656 gene encoding solute carrier family 12 member 9 isoform X2, producing the protein MSVATDQETAPIANSRNGRTGSVFRSFGSLFGGSQNSGDQQPGDGYVEFGMQNPERSGRTLGTFAGVFSPVALSMFSALVFIRVGYIVGNAGLYVTLLQFVIAYAILLFTVASVCAISTNGAIEGGGVYFMISRTLGLEFGGSIGTLFFFANVVGSAMAISGCTEGILDNFGANGYFGSYLKDGPWWCFLISSLLNTLQLLVCLVGAALFAKTSVIILAIVTVCLFVTYVSFLAVGASNDTIAVPLSNNLSKTVHFLNYTGLNANTLRDNLGEHYGTDYTSNGKQVDFSTTFGVLFAGVTGIMAGANMSGDLKNPAKSIPCGTLSAVAFTFVSYVILSFLMCCTTPYFTMQNNYLFLLPVNVWPPFTAIGILTATFSTSLSNLIGSSRVLEALSKDQVFGNLLNFVLRGTWKGNPIAAVVTSWCLVECILLIGSFNIIAQINSVLFMLAYLATNLACLGIEMTGAPNFRPLFKYFTWHTCLIGLLGTLVMMFVINPIYASICIILCLILVIALHLFSPATQAAQWGSISQALMFHQVRKYLLMLDPRKDHVKFWRPQILLLVSSPRSCCPLVDFVNDLKKSGLYIIGHVKLGDFKDVQDFENNQQWWSFLDHMRVKAFTEVTVSRSIREGVQHLIRLSGIGAMKPNTIILGFYDSEAPRDFFQNGSSPYKTDDFNSGEIQNFPIRRDGDPKHFQVEEYVQILCDTLRMKKNLCLCRNFQRLDKNFIAQSNHVKYIDVWPINVFNPTLGDPFDMVSLFMMQLAVIMLAKWKHLRVRIFLCETNEQRAVGTFDSQAPQMEIFSKQKLEQSLKELRISAHIVEIQEWSHDTDFSRRARTLRQYTGQADNVMLEDDDEESLNRSLLYMQRANQIIRERSDQTALSFIYLAAPPKLATPDFAQRSASYMELLTELTAELPPTILVHGVSTVTSTTL